One Monomorium pharaonis isolate MP-MQ-018 chromosome 4, ASM1337386v2, whole genome shotgun sequence DNA segment encodes these proteins:
- the LOC118645197 gene encoding uncharacterized protein LOC118645197, translating into MSTNNHGKGPAVKCGYCGWLMFGSCAGIIGHDCFKSYDEDIHFIVIDEKGRATMRVKKVEENIDAPPSESNNESTSYSADIMDEMLIDAVEKRPGLWNQKLPVKRRSPCVRGELWDEVFNNLGFKDVA; encoded by the exons ATGAGTACCAACAATCACGGAAAAGGACcg GCTGTAAAATGCGGTTACTGTGGATGGTTAATGTTCGGGTCCTGTGCGGGAATTATAGGCCATGACTGCTTCAAAAGCTATGATGaagatattcattttattgttatcGATGAGAAGGGTCGTGCTACAAtga gAGTGAAGAAAGTAGAAGAAAATATAGACGCACCACCATCAGAGAGTAACAATGAGTCTACTTCGTATTCAGCAGATATAATGGACGAGATGCTCATCGATGCCGTAGAGAAGAGACCAGGTCTGTGGAATCAAAAATTGCCAGTTAAAAGGCGAAGTCCCTGTGTACGAGGAGAATTGTGGGATGAAGTTTTCAATAATCttg GTTTTAAGGATGTAGCGTGA
- the LOC118645196 gene encoding uncharacterized protein LOC118645196, which translates to MKGYVRSGSCAEAGHPQKSTFRFYSRMQFLDDAAQETSTTSSLPRNICRDEDNTMSLNDSESQVHNVSSPRNCSTPDIPERPENLTIIADHEKKRRQDDPDMQALHNNILQQLLGENAPKKDAVDSFLEQVGDILRMSPRCAQ; encoded by the exons ATGAAAGGTTACGTACGCAGCGGATCGTGTGCGGAAGCGGGGCATCCGCAAAAAAGTACATTTCGTTTCTATTCAAGGATGCAATTTCTAGACGATGCTGCACAAGAAACCTC TACAACGAGCTCTCTACCACGGAACATATGTCGTGACGAAGATAATACAATGAGCCTGAACGATTCGGAATCCCAGGTACATAATGTGTCTTCTCCTAGAAATTGTTCCACGCCAGACATTCCTGAAAGGCCGGAAAATTTGACCATAATTGCAGACCACGAGAAAAAAA GAAGGCAGGATGACCCCGATATGCAGGCACTGCATAATAACATATTGCAGCAGTTACTTGGTGAAAATGCACCAAAGAAGGATGCAGTAGACAGTTTCTTGGAGCAGGTGGGAGATATCCTGCGAATGAGTCCCAGAtgtgcacagtaa
- the LOC118645377 gene encoding uncharacterized protein LOC118645377: MRHLQGASDNLVVEMQINDREKFFNYFRMTPEAFQELLMLVEPHIKKKEICRIPISPRTRLQLTLRKLALWEVLKDKVFLQPTTENWQQVADEFQEICQFPNCIGSLDGKHINVQAPPNSGSSCYDYKGNHSINLLAVSDANCCFSIVDIGAEGRRSDAGVFASSNLAHLLDTNSLQLPPDRHVDNSGFKFPYVIVGDEAFPLTSYMMRPYSRMCERTLKPYELETLLLRISKLQIHLIGSGEKH, from the exons ATGAGGCATTTGCAAGGTGCAAGTGACAATTTAGTTGTTGAGATGCAAATAAACGATCGTGAAAAGTTTTTCAATTACTTCAGAATGACTCCGGAAGCATTTCAAGAACTGCTAATGTTAGTTGAAccacatattaaaaaaaaagaaatttgtcgAATCCCAATTTCACCTCGTACAAGATTGCAGCTGACATTGC GGAAACTTGCACTATGGGAGGTCTTAAAGGATAAAGTTTTTCTGCAACCCACCACTGAAAATTGGCAACAGGTTGCTGACGAATTTCAGGAAATCTGTCAATTTCCAAACTGCATTGGCTCTTTAGATGGGAAGCACATTAACGTTCAG GCACCACCGAATAGTGGCTCGTCCTGTTATGATTATAAAGGTAACCACAGCATCAACCTACTTGCTGTGAGTGATGCAAATTGTTGCTTCAGCATCGTGGACATTGGAGCGGAAGGGAGACGTAGCGATGCGGGTGTGTTTGCTAGCAGTAATCTTGCTCATCTATTGGATACGAATTCACTTCAACTGCCTCCGGATAGGCATGTGGATAATAGTGGATTCAAATTTCCATATGTCATAGTAGGGGACGAAGCATTTCCACTAACATCTTATATGATGCGGCCATACTCTCGAA TGTGCGAAAGAACGTTGAAGCCATACGAATTAGAGACGCTTTTGCTACGTATTTCGAAACTTCAAATCCACTTGATTGGCAGTGGAGAAAAGCACTAA